The Coregonus clupeaformis isolate EN_2021a chromosome 3, ASM2061545v1, whole genome shotgun sequence genome includes a region encoding these proteins:
- the LOC121538729 gene encoding ras GTPase-activating protein-binding protein 1 isoform X1 has translation MVMEKPSAQLVGREFVRQYYTLLNQAPDYLHRFYGKNSSYVHGGLDNNGKPVESVYGQSEIHKKVLALNFRDCHTKIRHVDAHATLKEGVVVQVMGELSNDMQPMRKFMQTFVLAPEGTVANKFYVHNDVFRYQDEVFGDSDSEPPEESDEEMEERVPSPEVVQEEAAAFYEQTPCTEAKRPEEEEVVVIPEPEAETEVEPEPDVVDGKQDLEPETQQQQHTTEEQGEKCPVSSPLPSATADPAPAAEDNRPFSWASVTSKNLPPSGAVPVSGVPPHVVKVPSAPGNEHNQQPRVEVKTEAAAQRTQPRGDQRPREARPGPPPVNRGPRPGGTIHQTASRPTPSTIHQTAGSCSGVREGEPGESSDVGRVVRYPDAHQLFVGNVPHDVDKAELKEFFQQYGTVLELRINSGGKLPNFGFVVFDDSEPVQKILSNRPIKFRGDIRLNVEEKKTRSAREGDRRDNRPRGQGGPGGPRERIGGPRGPPTRGGMAQKPSFGSGRGTGPSEGGRYTGPRQ, from the exons ATGGTGATGGAGAAGCCAAGTGCCCAGCTTGTCGGGCGGGAGTTTGTCCGACAGTACTACACACTACTCAACCAAGCACCCGACTACCTGCACAG GTTTTATGGGAAAAATTCCTCCTATGTACATGGAGGTCTGGACAACAATGGTAAACCAGTTGAATCAGTCTACGGACAGTCG GAGATCCATAAAAAAGTGTTGGCGCTGAACTTCCGTGACTGCCACACCAAGATCAGACATGTGGACGCCCATGCGACCTTGAAGGAGGGCGTTGTGGTGCAAGTGATGGGGGAGCTGTCCAACGACATGCAGCCCATGCGCAAATTCATGCAGACATTCGTGCTGGCCCCTGAG GGCACTGTAGCAAACAAGTTCTACGTTCACAACGATGTATTCCGTTACCAAGACGAAGTGTTTGGGGATTCTGACTCAGAACCCCCTGAAG AGTCTgatgaggagatggaggagagagtacCCTCACCGGAGGTGGTCCAGGAAGAGGCTGCAGCCTTCTACGAACAGACACCCTG CACCGAGGCCAAGaggccagaggaggaggaggtggttgtAATCCCAGAGCCTGAGGCTGAAACTGAGGTGGAGCCGGAGCCAGACGTGGTGGATGGAAAACAGGACCTGGAGCCAGAGACACAGCAGCAACAACACACcacagaggagcagggagagaaGTGTCCGGTCTCCTCACCCCTGCCCTCCGCCACTGCTGACCCTGCACCTGCCGCTGAAGATAACCGG CCTTTCTCCTGGGCGTCTGTCACCAGTAAGAACCTCCCCCCTAGTGGAGCTGTGCCTGTCTCGGGCGTCCCCCCTCACGTAGTCAAAGTCCCGTCGGCACCG GGCAACGAACACAATCAACAG CCCAGGGTGGAGGTGAAAACAGAAGCTGCAGCACAGAGAACACAACCGAGAGGAGACCAGAGACCACGGGAAGCAAGGCCAGGCCCCCCACCAGTCAACAGAGGACCCAGACCAGGAGGTACGATCCACCAGACAGCATCTCGCCCAACACCCAGTACCATCCACCAGACAGCTGGGTCATGTTCAGGAG TGAGGGAAGGAGAACCGGGAGAGTCGTCGGACGTTGGCCGCGTTGTGAGGTATCCAGACGCTCACCAGCTCTTTGTAGGAAACGTCCCCCATGATGTGGACAAGGCAGAGCTCAAGGAGTTTTTCCAAC AGTATGGTACTGTGCTTGAGCTACGGATCAACAGCGGAGGAAAGCTTCCCAACTTTGGATTCGTGGTGTTTGACGATTCGGAACCTGTACAGAAAATCCTAAGCAACCGG CCCATTAAGTTCCGAGGAGACATCCGACTGAACGTGGAGGAAAAGAAGACTCGCTCCGCCCGGGAAGGGGACCGGCGTGACAACCGCCCCAGGGGTCAAGGTGGCCCTGGAGGGCCCCGAGAGAGGATAGGAGGGCCCAGAGGCCCCCCCACCAGGGGTGGCATGGCACAGAAACCCAGCTTTGGCTCTGGACGAGGCACTGGACCCAGCGAGGGAGGTCGCTACACGGGACCTCGTCAGTGA
- the LOC121538729 gene encoding ras GTPase-activating protein-binding protein 1 isoform X4, protein MVMEKPSAQLVGREFVRQYYTLLNQAPDYLHRFYGKNSSYVHGGLDNNGKPVESVYGQSEIHKKVLALNFRDCHTKIRHVDAHATLKEGVVVQVMGELSNDMQPMRKFMQTFVLAPEGTVANKFYVHNDVFRYQDEVFGDSDSEPPEESDEEMEERVPSPEVVQEEAAAFYEQTPCTEAKRPEEEEVVVIPEPEAETEVEPEPDVVDGKQDLEPETQQQQHTTEEQGEKCPVSSPLPSATADPAPAAEDNRPFSWASVTSKNLPPSGAVPVSGVPPHVVKVPSAPPRVEVKTEAAAQRTQPRGDQRPREARPGPPPVNRGPRPGVREGEPGESSDVGRVVRYPDAHQLFVGNVPHDVDKAELKEFFQQYGTVLELRINSGGKLPNFGFVVFDDSEPVQKILSNRPIKFRGDIRLNVEEKKTRSAREGDRRDNRPRGQGGPGGPRERIGGPRGPPTRGGMAQKPSFGSGRGTGPSEGGRYTGPRQ, encoded by the exons ATGGTGATGGAGAAGCCAAGTGCCCAGCTTGTCGGGCGGGAGTTTGTCCGACAGTACTACACACTACTCAACCAAGCACCCGACTACCTGCACAG GTTTTATGGGAAAAATTCCTCCTATGTACATGGAGGTCTGGACAACAATGGTAAACCAGTTGAATCAGTCTACGGACAGTCG GAGATCCATAAAAAAGTGTTGGCGCTGAACTTCCGTGACTGCCACACCAAGATCAGACATGTGGACGCCCATGCGACCTTGAAGGAGGGCGTTGTGGTGCAAGTGATGGGGGAGCTGTCCAACGACATGCAGCCCATGCGCAAATTCATGCAGACATTCGTGCTGGCCCCTGAG GGCACTGTAGCAAACAAGTTCTACGTTCACAACGATGTATTCCGTTACCAAGACGAAGTGTTTGGGGATTCTGACTCAGAACCCCCTGAAG AGTCTgatgaggagatggaggagagagtacCCTCACCGGAGGTGGTCCAGGAAGAGGCTGCAGCCTTCTACGAACAGACACCCTG CACCGAGGCCAAGaggccagaggaggaggaggtggttgtAATCCCAGAGCCTGAGGCTGAAACTGAGGTGGAGCCGGAGCCAGACGTGGTGGATGGAAAACAGGACCTGGAGCCAGAGACACAGCAGCAACAACACACcacagaggagcagggagagaaGTGTCCGGTCTCCTCACCCCTGCCCTCCGCCACTGCTGACCCTGCACCTGCCGCTGAAGATAACCGG CCTTTCTCCTGGGCGTCTGTCACCAGTAAGAACCTCCCCCCTAGTGGAGCTGTGCCTGTCTCGGGCGTCCCCCCTCACGTAGTCAAAGTCCCGTCGGCACCG CCCAGGGTGGAGGTGAAAACAGAAGCTGCAGCACAGAGAACACAACCGAGAGGAGACCAGAGACCACGGGAAGCAAGGCCAGGCCCCCCACCAGTCAACAGAGGACCCAGACCAGGAG TGAGGGAAGGAGAACCGGGAGAGTCGTCGGACGTTGGCCGCGTTGTGAGGTATCCAGACGCTCACCAGCTCTTTGTAGGAAACGTCCCCCATGATGTGGACAAGGCAGAGCTCAAGGAGTTTTTCCAAC AGTATGGTACTGTGCTTGAGCTACGGATCAACAGCGGAGGAAAGCTTCCCAACTTTGGATTCGTGGTGTTTGACGATTCGGAACCTGTACAGAAAATCCTAAGCAACCGG CCCATTAAGTTCCGAGGAGACATCCGACTGAACGTGGAGGAAAAGAAGACTCGCTCCGCCCGGGAAGGGGACCGGCGTGACAACCGCCCCAGGGGTCAAGGTGGCCCTGGAGGGCCCCGAGAGAGGATAGGAGGGCCCAGAGGCCCCCCCACCAGGGGTGGCATGGCACAGAAACCCAGCTTTGGCTCTGGACGAGGCACTGGACCCAGCGAGGGAGGTCGCTACACGGGACCTCGTCAGTGA
- the LOC121538729 gene encoding ras GTPase-activating protein-binding protein 1 isoform X2, with protein MVMEKPSAQLVGREFVRQYYTLLNQAPDYLHRFYGKNSSYVHGGLDNNGKPVESVYGQSEIHKKVLALNFRDCHTKIRHVDAHATLKEGVVVQVMGELSNDMQPMRKFMQTFVLAPEGTVANKFYVHNDVFRYQDEVFGDSDSEPPEESDEEMEERVPSPEVVQEEAAAFYEQTPCTEAKRPEEEEVVVIPEPEAETEVEPEPDVVDGKQDLEPETQQQQHTTEEQGEKCPVSSPLPSATADPAPAAEDNRPFSWASVTSKNLPPSGAVPVSGVPPHVVKVPSAPPRVEVKTEAAAQRTQPRGDQRPREARPGPPPVNRGPRPGGTIHQTASRPTPSTIHQTAGSCSGVREGEPGESSDVGRVVRYPDAHQLFVGNVPHDVDKAELKEFFQQYGTVLELRINSGGKLPNFGFVVFDDSEPVQKILSNRPIKFRGDIRLNVEEKKTRSAREGDRRDNRPRGQGGPGGPRERIGGPRGPPTRGGMAQKPSFGSGRGTGPSEGGRYTGPRQ; from the exons ATGGTGATGGAGAAGCCAAGTGCCCAGCTTGTCGGGCGGGAGTTTGTCCGACAGTACTACACACTACTCAACCAAGCACCCGACTACCTGCACAG GTTTTATGGGAAAAATTCCTCCTATGTACATGGAGGTCTGGACAACAATGGTAAACCAGTTGAATCAGTCTACGGACAGTCG GAGATCCATAAAAAAGTGTTGGCGCTGAACTTCCGTGACTGCCACACCAAGATCAGACATGTGGACGCCCATGCGACCTTGAAGGAGGGCGTTGTGGTGCAAGTGATGGGGGAGCTGTCCAACGACATGCAGCCCATGCGCAAATTCATGCAGACATTCGTGCTGGCCCCTGAG GGCACTGTAGCAAACAAGTTCTACGTTCACAACGATGTATTCCGTTACCAAGACGAAGTGTTTGGGGATTCTGACTCAGAACCCCCTGAAG AGTCTgatgaggagatggaggagagagtacCCTCACCGGAGGTGGTCCAGGAAGAGGCTGCAGCCTTCTACGAACAGACACCCTG CACCGAGGCCAAGaggccagaggaggaggaggtggttgtAATCCCAGAGCCTGAGGCTGAAACTGAGGTGGAGCCGGAGCCAGACGTGGTGGATGGAAAACAGGACCTGGAGCCAGAGACACAGCAGCAACAACACACcacagaggagcagggagagaaGTGTCCGGTCTCCTCACCCCTGCCCTCCGCCACTGCTGACCCTGCACCTGCCGCTGAAGATAACCGG CCTTTCTCCTGGGCGTCTGTCACCAGTAAGAACCTCCCCCCTAGTGGAGCTGTGCCTGTCTCGGGCGTCCCCCCTCACGTAGTCAAAGTCCCGTCGGCACCG CCCAGGGTGGAGGTGAAAACAGAAGCTGCAGCACAGAGAACACAACCGAGAGGAGACCAGAGACCACGGGAAGCAAGGCCAGGCCCCCCACCAGTCAACAGAGGACCCAGACCAGGAGGTACGATCCACCAGACAGCATCTCGCCCAACACCCAGTACCATCCACCAGACAGCTGGGTCATGTTCAGGAG TGAGGGAAGGAGAACCGGGAGAGTCGTCGGACGTTGGCCGCGTTGTGAGGTATCCAGACGCTCACCAGCTCTTTGTAGGAAACGTCCCCCATGATGTGGACAAGGCAGAGCTCAAGGAGTTTTTCCAAC AGTATGGTACTGTGCTTGAGCTACGGATCAACAGCGGAGGAAAGCTTCCCAACTTTGGATTCGTGGTGTTTGACGATTCGGAACCTGTACAGAAAATCCTAAGCAACCGG CCCATTAAGTTCCGAGGAGACATCCGACTGAACGTGGAGGAAAAGAAGACTCGCTCCGCCCGGGAAGGGGACCGGCGTGACAACCGCCCCAGGGGTCAAGGTGGCCCTGGAGGGCCCCGAGAGAGGATAGGAGGGCCCAGAGGCCCCCCCACCAGGGGTGGCATGGCACAGAAACCCAGCTTTGGCTCTGGACGAGGCACTGGACCCAGCGAGGGAGGTCGCTACACGGGACCTCGTCAGTGA
- the LOC121538729 gene encoding ras GTPase-activating protein-binding protein 1 isoform X3 has product MVMEKPSAQLVGREFVRQYYTLLNQAPDYLHRFYGKNSSYVHGGLDNNGKPVESVYGQSEIHKKVLALNFRDCHTKIRHVDAHATLKEGVVVQVMGELSNDMQPMRKFMQTFVLAPEGTVANKFYVHNDVFRYQDEVFGDSDSEPPEESDEEMEERVPSPEVVQEEAAAFYEQTPCTEAKRPEEEEVVVIPEPEAETEVEPEPDVVDGKQDLEPETQQQQHTTEEQGEKCPVSSPLPSATADPAPAAEDNRPFSWASVTSKNLPPSGAVPVSGVPPHVVKVPSAPGNEHNQQPRVEVKTEAAAQRTQPRGDQRPREARPGPPPVNRGPRPGVREGEPGESSDVGRVVRYPDAHQLFVGNVPHDVDKAELKEFFQQYGTVLELRINSGGKLPNFGFVVFDDSEPVQKILSNRPIKFRGDIRLNVEEKKTRSAREGDRRDNRPRGQGGPGGPRERIGGPRGPPTRGGMAQKPSFGSGRGTGPSEGGRYTGPRQ; this is encoded by the exons ATGGTGATGGAGAAGCCAAGTGCCCAGCTTGTCGGGCGGGAGTTTGTCCGACAGTACTACACACTACTCAACCAAGCACCCGACTACCTGCACAG GTTTTATGGGAAAAATTCCTCCTATGTACATGGAGGTCTGGACAACAATGGTAAACCAGTTGAATCAGTCTACGGACAGTCG GAGATCCATAAAAAAGTGTTGGCGCTGAACTTCCGTGACTGCCACACCAAGATCAGACATGTGGACGCCCATGCGACCTTGAAGGAGGGCGTTGTGGTGCAAGTGATGGGGGAGCTGTCCAACGACATGCAGCCCATGCGCAAATTCATGCAGACATTCGTGCTGGCCCCTGAG GGCACTGTAGCAAACAAGTTCTACGTTCACAACGATGTATTCCGTTACCAAGACGAAGTGTTTGGGGATTCTGACTCAGAACCCCCTGAAG AGTCTgatgaggagatggaggagagagtacCCTCACCGGAGGTGGTCCAGGAAGAGGCTGCAGCCTTCTACGAACAGACACCCTG CACCGAGGCCAAGaggccagaggaggaggaggtggttgtAATCCCAGAGCCTGAGGCTGAAACTGAGGTGGAGCCGGAGCCAGACGTGGTGGATGGAAAACAGGACCTGGAGCCAGAGACACAGCAGCAACAACACACcacagaggagcagggagagaaGTGTCCGGTCTCCTCACCCCTGCCCTCCGCCACTGCTGACCCTGCACCTGCCGCTGAAGATAACCGG CCTTTCTCCTGGGCGTCTGTCACCAGTAAGAACCTCCCCCCTAGTGGAGCTGTGCCTGTCTCGGGCGTCCCCCCTCACGTAGTCAAAGTCCCGTCGGCACCG GGCAACGAACACAATCAACAG CCCAGGGTGGAGGTGAAAACAGAAGCTGCAGCACAGAGAACACAACCGAGAGGAGACCAGAGACCACGGGAAGCAAGGCCAGGCCCCCCACCAGTCAACAGAGGACCCAGACCAGGAG TGAGGGAAGGAGAACCGGGAGAGTCGTCGGACGTTGGCCGCGTTGTGAGGTATCCAGACGCTCACCAGCTCTTTGTAGGAAACGTCCCCCATGATGTGGACAAGGCAGAGCTCAAGGAGTTTTTCCAAC AGTATGGTACTGTGCTTGAGCTACGGATCAACAGCGGAGGAAAGCTTCCCAACTTTGGATTCGTGGTGTTTGACGATTCGGAACCTGTACAGAAAATCCTAAGCAACCGG CCCATTAAGTTCCGAGGAGACATCCGACTGAACGTGGAGGAAAAGAAGACTCGCTCCGCCCGGGAAGGGGACCGGCGTGACAACCGCCCCAGGGGTCAAGGTGGCCCTGGAGGGCCCCGAGAGAGGATAGGAGGGCCCAGAGGCCCCCCCACCAGGGGTGGCATGGCACAGAAACCCAGCTTTGGCTCTGGACGAGGCACTGGACCCAGCGAGGGAGGTCGCTACACGGGACCTCGTCAGTGA